One window of the Fusobacterium animalis 7_1 genome contains the following:
- a CDS encoding autotransporter-associated N-terminal domain-containing protein yields the protein MGNNNLYKIENTLRSIAKRYKSVKYSLGLAILFLMMGVSAFSEEAVAQQEVMTNEQIAESKENLKDSIGNLQSKIDSARAENEKGLTGLRLELIQLMEQGNQVVKSPWSSWQFGANYIYSKWNGTYKGRGDKSEKYPYNGIFVRETGANEFNRYVSEESSMYSYLSKSNNATSASSSLRGKTNDYGLASNTTVPEKPVSFEISASIKPRIVTKGAITVPAPAALSPTLPKAIDFKPVTPKISTFTPNTITLDPINMPGTANGDEQYIYGNTTASNNTSSGSDDVAPISQQSITGGTMNITTNAGRTNIFSTGTSFVGVSGGATTQAARETNNGAKNLDIENNDSYAAMKNIGGQKITMNNVTFNYSGTGPTGANAYRRWLFHTDGHGDYGDTTWVLNGTNVNMNGKNLVMYYSQYHGNSSMHGNIGFVNNGSITTSDTGSGNYIWITAVEATTPGRSSNDTKRTMYFYNDENGKITLGGTKDMFTRVWTNSSGVAGGFSITNKGSIILGGQQQTGITFTDGIKYNLAEILLDKPITISGKKSAGIYFNAYAKLEGGETRPISTSINKVKEFSTPTSESILKVDITGEENSGLYFNYTGADVFNVKKYILNATGDRAKNNALVYVQDGTVTLAAADENKINITGGEKNTAIYNAATDTLTTAAIINVSNSNSSTGISSEAGTVSNSGNVNISGKSVKAIVAKGSTTVTSTGKITVNGTALSDVNGAVGLASMNGGTLTQTHTDTSVTVDGSASIGAYADGKVGIPAPTATALTMTGGTITAKGGAFNTYAANNGTVTLNGVTLNTEPKSLAFYTTDNGKIDFGTGATKTTANIKGGTDSNSRGTAFLYKGVGTYAPFNTGTISSWAAANFANRNNLTLNMEQGSRLFIAQNVHMDLSGTNPTGLATALGTNITGSSDYKTFMLYRSELALDQNINLDSPNDAYNKLEVSNSSIKNNNSNTISGTKTAQVALAQENDTSLARTEVKLTNSGSINLSGANSTAIYGKFGEILNDTTGKINVGATSAALYGTTDSKIENKGNINLGANSVGIFSKGDTATGIAGTYKGLVSNSGTIASTGKSIGITYNGIGSGTSDTRITNDTTGKINLVGEGSVGVYGLGSNYNILNKGEITLGNSSNISASPNVGAYTSVDSVSIKNDASGKITTGNNSVGAYGYDIENAGNVTTGDNGVAIYSKRKAGGPSTVTSTGNITVGGNNATALFLENGGNLNLNAGTLNIGNGSYGVVAIGNGSFTYNNNAAVNVNLGNGATYFYSNNPTTNFTNNIALNTTNYGVYGISSTGNVVNNGNFTLGDKSVGILNTGSGTAKNMAAITVGNSDVANKDYAIGMATQSGTIENATGGTITVGNDGIGMFADGANSKAINRGTINLNGNNAMGMYLDNKAQGENYGTIIANGSPEGAVGVVVQHNAKLVNHGTIDINSKDGYALFKATGGIVENRGTINLGGGAKETYDPTSKPTSKVTGSVKINAPSGATPATTTITVAGVPQTIQQVLINTPQGKKGPAPTSLGIYVDTLGGTNPINGNLGLVTTEADLILGNEAAKTTTSKNIIVSGAILDSYNAMMAANPGVTWNAYAGALTWTATPLYSNGMLGSVVLAKIPYTEFAGNTATPVDKKDTYNFLDGLEQRYGVDPVGSREKQLFDKLNEIGKNEKVLFYQATDEMMGHQYANVQQRIQSTGKVLDKEFDYLRNEWQTVSKDSNKVKVFGTRGEYKTDTAGVIDYKNYAYGVAYVHEDEDIKMGRGVGWYTGIVQNTFKFKDIGKSKEEQLQGKVGLLKSVPFDHNNSLNWTITGDIFVGYNKMHRKYLVVDDIFNAKARYYTYGIGVKNQLTKSFRLSEDFSLSPYVALNLEYGRVSKIREKSGEIKLQVKHNDYFSVSPEIGAELAFRHFINRKTLRVGLGVAYENELGRVANGKNKARVAHTNADWFNIRGEKEDRRGNVKFDLNLGLDNQRYGVTANAGYDTKGHNIRGGLGLRVIF from the coding sequence ATGGGAAATAATAATCTATATAAAATTGAAAATACCTTACGTTCAATAGCAAAGAGATATAAAAGCGTAAAGTATTCACTAGGTTTAGCAATATTATTTTTAATGATGGGAGTAAGTGCATTTTCAGAAGAAGCAGTAGCTCAACAAGAAGTAATGACAAATGAACAAATAGCTGAATCAAAAGAAAATTTAAAAGATTCAATAGGTAACTTACAATCAAAAATTGATAGTGCTAGAGCTGAAAATGAAAAGGGATTAACAGGATTAAGATTAGAGTTAATTCAATTGATGGAACAAGGAAATCAAGTAGTAAAATCACCTTGGAGTTCTTGGCAATTTGGAGCTAACTATATATACAGTAAATGGAATGGTACATATAAAGGAAGAGGGGATAAGTCTGAAAAATATCCTTATAATGGAATATTTGTAAGAGAAACAGGAGCTAATGAATTTAATAGATATGTTTCTGAAGAAAGTTCAATGTATTCATATTTATCTAAAAGTAATAATGCAACATCAGCCTCTTCAAGTTTAAGAGGAAAAACAAATGATTATGGATTAGCAAGTAACACAACAGTTCCTGAAAAACCAGTTTCATTTGAAATTAGTGCAAGTATTAAGCCTCGTATAGTAACTAAAGGGGCTATTACAGTACCAGCACCAGCTGCATTGTCACCAACATTGCCAAAAGCAATAGACTTTAAACCTGTAACACCTAAAATAAGTACTTTTACTCCTAATACAATAACATTAGACCCTATTAATATGCCAGGAACAGCAAATGGAGATGAACAGTATATATATGGAAATACAACAGCTTCAAACAATACAAGTTCAGGAAGTGATGATGTTGCACCAATTTCACAACAAAGTATAACTGGTGGGACTATGAATATAACAACTAATGCAGGAAGAACTAATATTTTTTCAACAGGAACTAGTTTTGTTGGAGTATCTGGTGGTGCAACAACTCAAGCAGCCAGAGAAACAAATAATGGAGCAAAAAATTTAGATATAGAAAATAATGATAGTTATGCAGCAATGAAAAATATTGGTGGGCAAAAAATAACTATGAATAATGTAACATTTAATTATTCAGGAACAGGTCCAACAGGAGCCAATGCTTATAGAAGATGGTTGTTTCATACAGATGGTCATGGAGATTATGGAGATACAACATGGGTATTAAATGGAACAAATGTGAATATGAATGGTAAAAATTTAGTAATGTACTATTCACAATATCATGGAAATTCAAGCATGCATGGAAATATTGGATTTGTAAATAATGGTTCAATAACAACTTCTGATACTGGTAGTGGCAACTACATTTGGATAACAGCAGTAGAAGCAACAACACCTGGTCGTTCCTCGAATGATACAAAAAGAACTATGTATTTTTATAATGATGAAAATGGAAAGATAACATTAGGTGGAACCAAAGATATGTTTACTCGAGTATGGACAAATAGTTCAGGAGTAGCAGGAGGATTTAGTATAACAAATAAAGGAAGTATTATTTTAGGTGGTCAACAACAAACTGGTATTACATTTACAGATGGAATAAAATATAATTTAGCTGAAATTCTTCTTGATAAACCGATAACAATTAGTGGAAAAAAATCAGCAGGGATTTATTTTAATGCATATGCTAAGTTAGAAGGAGGAGAAACACGCCCAATAAGTACTTCAATAAATAAAGTAAAAGAATTCAGTACTCCAACAAGTGAATCTATATTAAAAGTTGATATAACTGGTGAAGAAAATTCTGGATTGTATTTTAATTATACGGGAGCAGATGTATTTAATGTAAAAAAATATATTTTAAATGCAACAGGAGACAGGGCAAAAAATAATGCACTTGTATATGTTCAAGATGGAACAGTAACTTTAGCAGCAGCAGATGAAAATAAAATTAATATAACTGGTGGAGAAAAAAATACAGCTATATATAATGCTGCAACAGATACATTAACAACAGCAGCTATTATAAATGTTTCTAATTCTAACAGTTCAACAGGAATATCATCAGAAGCAGGAACAGTAAGTAATAGTGGAAATGTAAATATTAGTGGAAAATCAGTTAAAGCTATTGTAGCAAAAGGCTCTACTACAGTAACAAGTACAGGAAAAATTACTGTTAATGGAACAGCTTTAAGTGATGTAAATGGAGCAGTTGGATTAGCTTCAATGAATGGAGGAACTTTAACTCAAACTCATACTGATACAAGTGTTACAGTAGATGGTTCAGCTTCTATTGGTGCTTATGCAGATGGAAAAGTTGGTATTCCTGCTCCAACAGCAACAGCATTAACTATGACTGGTGGAACTATAACTGCAAAAGGTGGAGCTTTTAATACTTATGCAGCAAATAATGGAACTGTTACTTTAAACGGAGTTACATTAAATACAGAACCAAAATCGTTAGCATTTTATACAACTGACAATGGAAAAATAGATTTTGGAACAGGAGCAACAAAAACTACTGCTAATATTAAGGGTGGAACAGATTCAAATTCAAGAGGAACTGCTTTTCTATATAAAGGTGTTGGTACTTATGCACCATTTAATACAGGAACTATTTCTAGTTGGGCAGCAGCTAATTTTGCAAATAGAAATAATCTAACACTTAATATGGAACAAGGTTCAAGATTGTTTATAGCTCAAAATGTACATATGGATTTGAGTGGAACAAACCCAACTGGTTTAGCAACAGCATTGGGAACAAATATTACAGGTTCTTCTGATTATAAGACATTTATGTTATATAGAAGTGAGTTGGCATTGGATCAAAATATAAATTTAGATAGTCCTAATGATGCATATAATAAACTTGAAGTTTCTAACTCATCAATAAAAAATAATAATAGTAATACAATAAGTGGAACAAAAACAGCACAAGTTGCATTAGCTCAAGAAAATGATACAAGTCTTGCTAGAACAGAGGTTAAATTAACTAACAGTGGAAGTATCAACTTGTCAGGAGCGAATTCAACAGCTATTTATGGTAAGTTTGGAGAAATATTAAATGATACAACAGGAAAAATAAATGTTGGAGCAACTTCTGCAGCTCTATATGGAACTACTGATTCTAAGATAGAAAATAAAGGAAATATAAACTTAGGAGCAAATTCAGTTGGAATATTCTCAAAAGGAGATACAGCAACAGGAATAGCTGGTACTTATAAAGGTTTAGTTTCTAACTCAGGAACAATAGCAAGTACTGGAAAATCTATTGGAATAACATATAATGGAATAGGCTCAGGAACATCTGATACTAGAATAACAAATGATACAACTGGTAAAATTAATTTAGTAGGTGAAGGTTCAGTTGGTGTCTATGGTCTAGGTTCTAACTATAATATATTAAATAAAGGTGAAATCACATTAGGAAATTCATCTAATATTTCTGCATCTCCAAATGTCGGAGCATATACATCAGTTGATAGTGTATCAATTAAAAATGATGCATCAGGAAAAATAACAACTGGAAACAATTCAGTAGGAGCTTATGGTTATGATATAGAAAATGCTGGAAATGTAACAACTGGAGATAATGGAGTGGCTATTTATTCTAAGAGAAAAGCAGGAGGTCCATCAACAGTTACAAGTACTGGAAATATAACAGTTGGAGGAAATAATGCAACAGCTTTGTTCTTAGAAAATGGAGGAAACTTAAATCTTAATGCTGGTACTTTAAATATAGGAAATGGCTCTTATGGAGTGGTAGCAATAGGAAATGGTTCATTTACATATAATAATAATGCAGCAGTAAATGTTAATTTAGGAAATGGAGCAACATATTTCTATTCTAATAATCCTACAACTAATTTTACTAATAATATAGCATTGAATACTACAAATTATGGAGTTTATGGAATTTCATCTACTGGAAATGTGGTAAATAATGGTAATTTTACATTAGGAGATAAAAGTGTAGGTATATTAAATACTGGAAGTGGAACTGCAAAAAATATGGCAGCGATAACTGTTGGAAATTCTGATGTGGCTAATAAAGATTATGCTATTGGTATGGCTACTCAAAGTGGAACAATTGAAAATGCAACTGGTGGAACAATAACAGTCGGAAATGATGGAATTGGAATGTTTGCAGATGGAGCTAATTCAAAAGCAATAAATAGAGGAACAATTAATCTTAATGGAAATAATGCTATGGGTATGTACCTAGATAATAAAGCTCAAGGAGAAAACTATGGAACAATTATAGCAAATGGTTCTCCAGAAGGAGCAGTAGGAGTAGTAGTTCAACATAATGCAAAATTAGTAAATCATGGAACTATTGATATTAATTCAAAAGATGGATATGCACTTTTCAAAGCAACAGGAGGAATAGTTGAAAATAGAGGAACAATCAATTTAGGTGGAGGAGCAAAGGAAACTTATGATCCTACATCAAAACCAACTTCTAAGGTAACAGGAAGTGTAAAGATAAATGCACCAAGTGGAGCAACACCAGCTACAACAACTATTACAGTAGCAGGGGTTCCTCAAACAATACAACAAGTATTGATTAATACTCCTCAAGGTAAGAAGGGTCCAGCTCCTACATCATTAGGAATTTATGTTGACACATTAGGAGGAACTAATCCAATTAATGGAAATCTTGGTTTAGTTACAACAGAAGCTGATTTAATACTAGGTAACGAAGCTGCAAAAACAACAACAAGTAAAAATATTATTGTAAGTGGAGCAATTTTAGATTCATATAATGCAATGATGGCAGCTAATCCAGGAGTAACTTGGAATGCTTATGCAGGAGCATTAACTTGGACTGCAACACCATTATATAGCAATGGTATGTTAGGAAGTGTTGTTTTGGCTAAAATACCGTATACAGAATTTGCAGGAAATACAGCAACACCAGTTGATAAGAAAGATACATATAATTTCTTAGATGGATTAGAACAAAGATATGGAGTTGATCCTGTTGGTTCAAGAGAAAAACAATTATTTGATAAGTTAAATGAAATTGGTAAGAATGAAAAAGTTCTATTCTATCAAGCGACAGATGAAATGATGGGACACCAATATGCAAATGTTCAACAAAGAATACAATCAACAGGAAAAGTATTGGATAAAGAATTTGATTATCTAAGAAATGAATGGCAAACTGTATCTAAAGATTCAAATAAAGTAAAAGTATTTGGAACTAGAGGAGAATATAAGACAGATACAGCTGGAGTAATTGATTACAAGAATTATGCTTATGGTGTAGCTTATGTTCATGAAGATGAAGATATCAAAATGGGAAGAGGTGTAGGTTGGTACACAGGTATAGTACAAAATACATTTAAGTTTAAAGATATTGGAAAATCAAAAGAAGAACAATTACAAGGTAAAGTAGGATTATTAAAATCAGTACCATTTGATCATAACAATAGTTTAAACTGGACAATAACAGGAGATATCTTTGTAGGATACAATAAGATGCACAGAAAATATTTAGTAGTAGATGATATCTTTAATGCAAAAGCAAGATACTATACTTATGGAATAGGAGTTAAGAATCAATTAACAAAGAGTTTCAGACTAAGTGAAGACTTCTCATTATCACCATATGTAGCATTGAACTTAGAATATGGAAGAGTAAGTAAGATAAGAGAAAAATCAGGAGAAATAAAATTACAAGTAAAACATAATGATTACTTCTCAGTAAGTCCAGAAATAGGAGCAGAACTTGCATTCAGACATTTTATTAATAGAAAGACACTAAGAGTTGGATTAGGAGTAGCCTATGAAAATGAATTAGGAAGAGTAGCAAATGGAAAGAATAAAGCAAGAGTGGCTCATACAAATGCAGACTGGTTCAATATCAGAGGAGAAAAAGAAGATAGAAGAGGCAATGTAAAATTTGACTTAAATCTAGGACTAGATAACCAAAGATATGGAGTAACAGCAAATGCAGGATATGATACAAAAGGACATAACATAAGAGGAGGATTAGGACTTAGAGTTATATTCTAA
- a CDS encoding toxin-antitoxin system YwqK family antitoxin, with the protein MKKGILLLALIFTACVNLEDIGGNSGGEVKEIKKTDTNINVSKNYEKRNGVLYVDNILANGKQEYKEKNGVIIKGNYREGLPDGIQERYYPSGKIYGKINIINNKTEGTETNYYENGKILSQLDYTQGKLISGKIYYENGDLLSKIEGKKMTIYYSSGKKLFSMDKSDIAVYNENGKEVFSNSDDGIKINGEPAKKSFLDMFSKDNLLKTALHLLTSDTVQAEYKNGKPSIQLQGTTAVMYYESGKILLELSPSLDGTVNSKIYYENGQLMQVEDRNKSGRNVKVYDKAGNLISENSYSKEHEIRQIF; encoded by the coding sequence ATGAAAAAAGGAATTTTATTGTTAGCATTAATTTTTACAGCTTGTGTAAATTTAGAAGATATTGGTGGTAATTCAGGAGGAGAAGTTAAAGAAATTAAGAAAACTGATACAAATATAAATGTAAGTAAGAATTATGAAAAAAGAAATGGTGTTTTGTATGTAGATAATATTCTTGCCAATGGAAAACAAGAATATAAAGAAAAAAATGGTGTTATAATAAAAGGAAATTATAGAGAAGGATTACCTGATGGAATACAAGAAAGATATTATCCTAGTGGAAAAATATATGGGAAAATTAATATAATAAATAATAAGACAGAGGGAACAGAAACTAATTATTATGAAAATGGAAAAATTCTTTCTCAACTAGATTATACACAAGGAAAATTAATTTCTGGGAAAATATATTATGAAAATGGAGATTTGTTATCTAAGATAGAAGGGAAAAAAATGACAATTTACTATTCAAGTGGTAAAAAACTATTTTCTATGGATAAATCAGATATAGCTGTGTATAATGAGAATGGAAAAGAAGTTTTCTCCAATTCAGATGATGGAATTAAAATAAATGGAGAACCTGCTAAAAAATCTTTTTTAGATATGTTTTCAAAAGACAATTTGTTAAAAACAGCTCTTCACTTATTAACCTCTGATACAGTACAAGCAGAGTATAAGAATGGAAAACCATCTATACAATTACAAGGTACAACAGCTGTCATGTACTACGAAAGTGGAAAAATATTATTGGAGTTATCTCCAAGTTTAGATGGTACAGTGAATAGTAAAATATATTATGAAAATGGACAATTAATGCAGGTGGAAGATAGAAATAAATCAGGTAGAAATGTTAAAGTATATGATAAAGCAGGAAATTTAATATCTGAAAACAGTTATTCAAAAGAGCATGAAATAAGACAAATATTTTAA
- a CDS encoding adhesion protein FadA yields MKAKILLCSMLILGSLSYAAETTPTDSVAQEVMSEVKSIEAEYQELMQKEAERKEEFKQEKEALEKEVQELKERQLGREELYAKLKEDAKIRWHRDEYKKLLKRFDEYYNKLEQKIADKEQQIAELTKLLEVLN; encoded by the coding sequence ATGAAAGCAAAAATTTTATTATGCTCAATGCTAATATTAGGATCATTATCTTATGCAGCTGAAACAACACCAACAGATTCAGTGGCACAAGAAGTAATGAGTGAAGTAAAAAGCATTGAAGCAGAGTACCAAGAATTAATGCAAAAAGAAGCAGAAAGAAAAGAAGAGTTCAAACAAGAAAAAGAAGCTCTTGAAAAGGAAGTCCAAGAACTAAAAGAAAGACAACTTGGAAGAGAAGAACTTTATGCTAAATTAAAAGAAGATGCAAAAATAAGATGGCATAGAGATGAGTACAAGAAGCTATTGAAGAGATTTGACGAATACTACAACAAACTAGAACAAAAGATAGCAGACAAAGAACAACAAATAGCAGAATTAACAAAACTACTAGAAGTATTAAATTAA
- a CDS encoding OmpA family protein, whose product MGKRKNSTTTIMVMLFLLVFSLPALAVQALTTTQMRENSIRINALELKDIDILNSEAPKEMTIVLDERSLNFDFDKSIVKPQYFDLLKNIKEFVEQNNYEITIVGHTDSIGSNQYNFGLSRRRAEAVKAKLLEFGLAEDRIVGIEAMGEEQPIATNATKEGRAQNRRVEFKLVQREAVQGTTAAPVANENK is encoded by the coding sequence ATGGGAAAGAGAAAAAACTCAACAACAACAATAATGGTAATGTTGTTCTTATTAGTATTTTCTTTACCAGCATTAGCAGTTCAAGCCTTAACAACAACTCAAATGCGTGAAAATAGTATAAGAATAAATGCATTGGAATTAAAAGATATAGATATATTAAATTCAGAAGCACCAAAAGAAATGACAATAGTATTAGATGAAAGATCATTGAATTTTGATTTTGATAAATCAATAGTAAAGCCACAATATTTTGATTTATTAAAGAATATAAAAGAATTTGTAGAACAAAACAACTATGAAATAACAATAGTAGGACATACAGACTCAATAGGAAGTAACCAATATAACTTTGGACTTTCAAGAAGAAGAGCAGAAGCAGTAAAAGCTAAGTTATTAGAATTTGGATTAGCAGAAGATAGAATAGTTGGAATAGAAGCAATGGGAGAAGAACAACCAATAGCAACTAATGCAACAAAAGAAGGAAGAGCACAAAATAGAAGAGTTGAATTTAAGTTAGTTCAAAGAGAAGCTGTTCAAGGAACAACAGCAGCCCCAGTAGCAAATGAAAATAAATAA
- the tnpA gene encoding IS200/IS605 family transposase: MSNINFGRGYVYSIQYHIVWCVKYRRKVLIDDIEKTLKELLIEISNQNNIKIIEMETDLDHIHILLECSPQHFIPNILKIFKGISARKLFLKHPEIKNKLWNGHLWNPSYFVTTVSEDTEEQIKRYIQTQKER, translated from the coding sequence ATGTCAAATATTAATTTTGGAAGAGGATATGTGTATTCAATTCAATATCATATAGTGTGGTGTGTAAAATATAGAAGAAAAGTATTAATTGATGATATTGAAAAAACTTTAAAAGAATTATTAATTGAAATTTCTAATCAAAATAATATAAAAATAATAGAAATGGAAACAGATTTAGACCATATTCATATATTACTTGAGTGTAGTCCTCAACATTTCATACCTAATATTTTGAAAATATTCAAAGGAATTTCTGCAAGAAAACTTTTTTTAAAACATCCCGAGATAAAAAATAAGTTATGGAATGGACACTTATGGAACCCTAGTTATTTTGTTACAACTGTTTCAGAAGACACTGAAGAACAAATAAAAAGATATATCCAAACTCAAAAAGAAAGATGA
- a CDS encoding FAD-I family protein, which produces MKNKILFGTMLALLLVGSVSFADDDADKKRLLEEYDKMQEEKAKEQPQTVTEVVGENGEVAVAPKKAEKDMTESERMDVEVQRIKKRMLEINDKIENYNKTNEMIDNLEKNVGELERKVNY; this is translated from the coding sequence ATGAAAAATAAAATATTATTCGGAACAATGTTAGCTTTACTTTTAGTAGGCTCAGTTTCATTTGCAGATGATGATGCAGATAAAAAAAGGCTATTAGAAGAATATGACAAAATGCAAGAAGAAAAGGCAAAAGAACAACCACAAACAGTAACAGAAGTTGTTGGAGAAAATGGAGAAGTTGCAGTAGCTCCAAAGAAAGCTGAAAAAGATATGACAGAATCTGAAAGAATGGATGTAGAAGTTCAAAGAATTAAAAAAAGAATGTTAGAAATAAATGATAAGATTGAAAACTACAACAAGACAAATGAAATGATTGACAACTTAGAAAAGAATGTTGGGGAATTAGAAAGAAAAGTAAATTACTAA
- a CDS encoding AAA family ATPase, which translates to MKKIPIGVDDFKKLIENNAYYIDKTKFIADILDDAAEVKLFTRPRRFGKTLNMSTLKYFFDIQNANENRKLFNGLDIEKSEYFSEQGKYPVIFISMKGIKATTWEETKKDIALLVLDLFSNFRYLLDDLNDFDLLRFKKYLLSDIDISELKNSLTFLTKILYQKYEKEVILLIDEYDNPLITAHRYDFYDEALSFFKVFYGEALKTNPYLKMGIMTGIIRVIKAGIFSDLNNLKVYSILNEQYSDFFGFTQSEVEKALKDFNIEYELPDVRSWYDGYKFGNSDVYNPWSILNFLTDKKLIPYWIDTSDNYLINKTLKNASSDTMEALQKLFSGESVEENISGNSDLSILFDEEEIWELFLFSGYLTIDEKIGEDYENVYALRLPNREVKEFFKQKFIDMNFGESLFRNTMEALKKNNIDNFEKYLQNIILKSASYYDGKNEDFYHGLILGMTLYLDRDYYVNSNRESGLGRYDVIIEPKNKNNRGYILEFKVVKDEKDLENTTKEAIEQIIDKKYDTSLKERGIKDITLIGITFFGKIIKVNYQ; encoded by the coding sequence ATGAAAAAAATTCCTATTGGTGTTGATGATTTTAAAAAATTAATTGAAAATAATGCTTATTATATTGATAAAACTAAATTTATAGCTGATATTCTAGATGATGCTGCTGAGGTTAAACTTTTTACTCGTCCTAGAAGATTTGGTAAAACTCTTAATATGTCTACTCTTAAATATTTTTTTGATATTCAAAATGCCAATGAAAATAGAAAACTATTTAATGGTTTAGATATTGAAAAATCAGAATATTTCTCTGAACAAGGTAAATACCCTGTTATCTTTATTTCTATGAAAGGTATTAAAGCTACAACTTGGGAAGAAACTAAAAAAGATATAGCTTTATTAGTTCTAGATTTATTTTCTAATTTTAGATACCTCTTAGATGATTTAAATGATTTTGACTTGCTAAGATTTAAAAAATATCTGCTATCTGATATTGATATATCAGAATTAAAAAATTCTTTAACTTTCTTAACAAAAATTCTATATCAAAAGTATGAAAAAGAAGTCATACTTTTAATTGATGAGTATGACAATCCTTTAATTACTGCTCATAGATATGATTTTTATGATGAGGCTCTTTCATTCTTTAAAGTCTTCTATGGTGAAGCATTAAAGACTAATCCTTATCTTAAAATGGGTATTATGACTGGTATTATTAGAGTTATTAAAGCTGGTATCTTTTCTGATTTGAATAATTTAAAAGTTTATTCTATTCTAAATGAACAATATTCTGATTTCTTTGGTTTTACCCAAAGTGAAGTTGAAAAAGCATTGAAAGATTTTAATATTGAATATGAACTTCCTGATGTTAGATCTTGGTATGATGGTTATAAATTTGGTAATTCTGATGTATATAACCCTTGGAGTATTTTAAATTTTCTGACTGATAAAAAATTAATTCCTTATTGGATAGATACTTCTGATAATTACTTAATTAATAAAACCTTAAAAAATGCTAGTTCTGATACTATGGAAGCTCTTCAAAAACTTTTTTCTGGTGAAAGTGTTGAAGAAAATATCAGTGGTAATTCTGATTTATCTATTCTATTTGATGAAGAAGAAATTTGGGAACTTTTTTTATTTAGTGGTTATTTAACTATTGATGAAAAAATAGGTGAAGATTATGAAAATGTCTATGCATTAAGGTTACCTAATAGAGAAGTTAAAGAATTTTTTAAACAAAAATTTATTGATATGAATTTTGGTGAAAGTTTATTTAGAAATACTATGGAAGCATTAAAAAAGAATAATATAGATAATTTTGAAAAATATTTACAAAATATTATACTAAAATCTGCAAGTTATTATGATGGTAAAAATGAAGATTTTTACCATGGATTAATATTAGGTATGACACTTTATTTAGATAGAGATTATTATGTAAATTCTAATAGAGAAAGTGGTCTAGGTAGATATGATGTGATAATTGAACCTAAAAATAAAAATAATAGAGGATATATTTTAGAATTTAAAGTGGTAAAAGATGAAAAGGATTTAGAAAATACTACAAAAGAAGCAATAGAACAAATTATAGATAAAAAATATGATACTTCTTTAAAAGAAAGAGGTATAAAAGATATTACTCTTATTGGTATTACTTTCTTTGGTAAAATAATAAAAGTAAATTATCAATAA